One part of the Patescibacteria group bacterium genome encodes these proteins:
- a CDS encoding aminoglycoside phosphotransferase family protein, which translates to MNKGNLLFDEKYLNDLFIKEILPLYPDFVSIEKIEVKPYKKLMWETTYHLVVKYLTHFINHEGEVVKVPIVATAHSSEERENVFLTLSYLWEHHLADREISLPRPLFYHSDLRATFYRAIEGRNLLYFIKDQAWPEIEDGVIKAARLFAKLHSLPLEGGYQFNLDNARVATVLPGVEFTLNELKSRFSGRYFDFIKSAYEVIIAKENNFLDNTSQRWLVHGDAHPENLIKLPSGKIGLIDFTDFCRADFARDLGAFSQQLEYKIITKAKYVAEAGKMKDLFISEYFKNSQLKLTPEIAERIALYYNFASLRTTVYWLLKHDCDPSRAEFLIDNIRRSLNLKV; encoded by the coding sequence ATGAATAAAGGTAATTTATTATTCGATGAGAAATACTTGAACGATTTATTTATTAAGGAAATTTTGCCGCTTTATCCTGATTTCGTGAGCATAGAAAAGATCGAGGTCAAGCCTTATAAGAAATTGATGTGGGAGACCACTTACCATTTAGTAGTTAAATATTTAACTCATTTCATTAATCATGAAGGGGAAGTTGTTAAGGTGCCGATAGTAGCGACAGCCCATAGCAGCGAAGAAAGGGAAAATGTTTTTTTAACCCTATCTTATTTATGGGAACACCATTTAGCTGATCGGGAAATCAGCTTGCCTCGGCCTTTGTTTTATCATTCGGATTTAAGAGCAACTTTTTATCGGGCGATCGAAGGGCGGAATCTCTTATATTTTATAAAAGACCAAGCTTGGCCAGAGATCGAAGATGGCGTAATTAAAGCGGCCAGGCTGTTTGCCAAGCTCCACTCCTTACCTTTGGAGGGAGGCTATCAATTCAATCTCGATAACGCTAGGGTAGCTACGGTTTTGCCAGGAGTAGAGTTTACTTTGAATGAACTTAAGTCTCGTTTTTCTGGGCGTTATTTTGATTTTATAAAATCAGCTTATGAAGTTATCATCGCCAAAGAAAATAACTTCTTAGACAATACTTCTCAGCGTTGGCTAGTCCATGGTGATGCTCACCCCGAGAATCTTATTAAGCTGCCTTCGGGTAAGATCGGCTTAATCGATTTTACTGATTTTTGTCGGGCTGATTTCGCTCGGGATCTAGGCGCCTTCAGTCAGCAACTTGAATACAAGATTATCACCAAGGCGAAGTATGTGGCTGAGGCGGGAAAAATGAAAGACCTTTTTATTAGTGAATATTTTAAGAACTCGCAATTAAAATTAACCCCAGAGATAGCTGAGCGAATAGCCTTGTATTATAATTTTGCCTCCTTGCGCACCACTGTTTATTGGTTGTTAAAGCATGATTGCGACCCGAGTCGAGCTGAATTCTTGATAGATAATATCAGGCGAAGCCTAAACTTGAAAGTTTAA
- a CDS encoding polysaccharide pyruvyl transferase family protein, which translates to MSLDKKKIKIAHVHVWDQKNKGDVAIVLAVQELLRKKFPASRILDFPVETLKEYDQKKIDRINQSDVLIFGGGGLFYHYFLPYNLRVIAAIKVPIIIFGVGYIQEIGASGLDATKLHSLLALAKKAKLVGVRDFYTKNFLLRNKMSARKIELIGDPATLLSEQVPMVSIPKDRVKIGLNLNYSGWLGFGQWQDDILKAYQDLANYFIKEYKAKVYYLKHHPGEDNIYRALKIPRLEVIDLSPREQKYVYGQLDLVVGMMLHVGVMSFGALTPEINVAYDLRNYSFARFINCPELVIDLEKLKHGELLKSAKTVWSGRDAYIKKFERRRRFIREQQLAFLDKIASLF; encoded by the coding sequence ATGTCTTTAGATAAGAAAAAAATCAAGATCGCTCACGTCCATGTTTGGGACCAGAAAAATAAAGGAGACGTGGCTATAGTTTTAGCTGTCCAAGAGCTGCTGAGGAAAAAATTTCCGGCTAGCCGGATTTTAGATTTTCCCGTTGAGACCCTCAAGGAATACGACCAGAAAAAGATTGACCGTATCAACCAAAGCGATGTACTTATCTTCGGCGGCGGCGGTTTATTTTATCATTATTTTTTGCCCTATAACCTTAGAGTGATCGCAGCCATCAAGGTGCCGATAATCATTTTCGGTGTCGGCTATATCCAGGAAATCGGCGCCTCAGGATTAGACGCTACCAAGCTCCATAGCTTGTTGGCTTTGGCCAAGAAAGCCAAGCTAGTCGGAGTGCGCGATTTTTATACTAAGAATTTTTTGTTAAGAAACAAGATGAGTGCTAGGAAGATAGAGCTGATTGGCGATCCAGCCACTTTGCTGAGCGAACAGGTTCCTATGGTTTCTATCCCTAAAGACCGAGTGAAGATAGGTTTGAATTTGAATTATTCTGGTTGGCTTGGTTTTGGTCAGTGGCAGGATGATATTCTCAAGGCTTATCAGGATTTAGCAAATTATTTTATCAAGGAATATAAAGCCAAGGTTTATTATCTTAAACATCATCCCGGGGAAGATAATATTTATCGCGCTTTAAAGATACCGCGTTTGGAAGTAATTGACTTATCGCCTCGGGAACAAAAATATGTTTACGGCCAATTAGACCTGGTTGTCGGCATGATGCTCCATGTCGGGGTTATGTCTTTCGGTGCCTTGACCCCAGAAATAAATGTCGCCTATGATTTGCGTAATTATAGTTTTGCCCGGTTTATCAATTGTCCTGAATTGGTAATCGACCTAGAAAAATTAAAGCATGGGGAGCTGCTTAAAAGCGCAAAAACAGTCTGGTCCGGGCGTGACGCTTATATCAAGAAATTCGAACGTCGGCGGCGGTTTATCAGAGAACAGCAGTTAGCGTTTCTAGATAAGATAGCCAGTCTTTTTTAA
- a CDS encoding glycogen/starch synthase, protein MPKKLKIIHISSEVAPFSKTGGLADVARSLPKALHRLGHQVRIITPLYGQMIDKKKNKLKLLFANVPVFLNSAESIKVNYWQSELLPGLPVYFIENKKYFSKHKRLYGSSHENARFLVFNIAALKLISLLKFPADIVHCHDWQTGLIPYYLKTDFRYSKTLKNAKTIFTIHNLIFQLGHNWWEIPPEKKDYGRTRIPHLSDPNLENINFAKRAILSADIINTVSEQYREEIMTKKFGQDLNRILLNRQKRLFGIINGIDYNAYNPQNDKALVRRYNHQSLLGKFDNKRALQKKFGLPLNPELPIFCTTSRVTFQKGFALILKISQQLMRLDAQFIIIGAGDKHYLKDLQKLAKKYPKKLVVIPSHEKNQKYETLVYAGSDFFLLPSNHEPCGINQLIAMRYGCVPIVREIGGLYDTVENFSAGGQKGSGFTFKHEDEFAFYGAIIRALENYKNKKLWPSLVKRVMKQSNSWEIPAKKYLELYKKVLKADKA, encoded by the coding sequence TCTAAGACTGGCGGCCTCGCTGATGTGGCACGTAGTCTGCCCAAAGCCTTACATCGTTTGGGCCATCAAGTCAGGATCATCACTCCTCTCTACGGGCAGATGATCGACAAAAAAAAGAACAAGCTCAAGCTCTTATTTGCAAACGTTCCCGTTTTTTTGAACTCAGCCGAATCTATCAAGGTTAACTATTGGCAATCTGAGCTTTTACCGGGCCTGCCTGTCTATTTTATCGAGAATAAGAAATATTTTTCTAAGCATAAGCGTTTGTATGGTTCTAGCCACGAAAACGCTCGTTTTTTAGTTTTTAATATCGCCGCTTTAAAATTAATCTCTTTGCTTAAGTTCCCGGCGGATATCGTCCATTGCCACGATTGGCAGACAGGTTTGATCCCTTATTACCTCAAGACTGATTTCCGCTATTCCAAGACCCTGAAGAATGCCAAGACTATTTTCACCATCCATAACCTTATTTTCCAATTAGGTCATAACTGGTGGGAAATCCCTCCGGAAAAGAAGGATTATGGTCGCACCCGGATTCCCCATCTAAGCGATCCCAATCTAGAGAATATTAATTTTGCCAAACGGGCCATCTTGTCGGCCGATATCATTAATACCGTCAGCGAACAGTATCGGGAAGAAATCATGACTAAAAAATTCGGACAGGATTTGAATCGCATTTTACTAAATCGCCAGAAGCGCCTGTTCGGGATAATCAATGGCATTGATTATAATGCTTATAACCCTCAGAATGACAAGGCGTTAGTGCGCCGCTATAATCACCAATCCCTGCTTGGCAAGTTTGATAATAAGAGGGCCTTGCAGAAGAAGTTTGGTTTGCCGCTTAACCCGGAGCTGCCGATTTTTTGCACGACTTCGCGGGTTACTTTCCAGAAAGGTTTCGCCTTGATTCTGAAAATATCACAGCAACTAATGCGTCTGGATGCCCAATTCATCATTATTGGTGCTGGAGATAAGCATTATTTGAAAGACTTGCAGAAGCTAGCTAAAAAATATCCGAAAAAACTAGTAGTTATTCCTTCCCATGAAAAAAATCAAAAGTATGAGACCTTGGTTTACGCTGGTTCTGATTTTTTCTTGTTGCCATCCAACCATGAACCTTGTGGCATCAACCAATTGATTGCGATGCGCTATGGCTGTGTGCCGATCGTTCGGGAAATCGGCGGGCTCTATGACACAGTAGAAAATTTTTCTGCTGGTGGCCAGAAAGGGAGCGGCTTCACCTTCAAGCACGAGGATGAGTTCGCTTTCTACGGCGCTATCATCAGGGCTCTGGAGAATTATAAAAATAAGAAACTCTGGCCCAGCCTAGTAAAACGGGTAATGAAGCAATCTAACAGCTGGGAAATACCAGCTAAAAAATATTTAGAGTTATATAAGAAAGTTTTAAAGGCGGACAAAGCCTAA